The following are from one region of the Synechococcus sp. CBW1108 genome:
- a CDS encoding inositol monophosphatase family protein: MSTVPPVLSPPVLMPGLAELIDRVAERQRADFGHVASDLKADGSLITACDRWSDATLVEGLAGLFPGEGVLSEEGAKTVPRSQAYWVVDPLDGTTNFASGIPYWAISMARFEAGRPVLAVLDVPPLRQRIVAIRGQGAWRNGRPLSPPSRQIQSAECASLCSRSIGVLQKLPNQRFPGKIRLLGVASLNLVSVAMGQTVSALEATPKIWDLAAAWLVLSELDCPMRWLGRSPEAIAAGSDLSAADFPVLVADRPETLSRFMPWAEALIS; the protein is encoded by the coding sequence ATGAGTACTGTCCCGCCTGTCCTTTCTCCACCAGTGCTGATGCCAGGGCTGGCCGAGCTGATCGATCGGGTGGCGGAACGTCAGCGGGCTGATTTTGGCCATGTGGCCTCCGATCTCAAAGCTGATGGCAGCCTGATTACCGCCTGTGACCGCTGGAGTGACGCCACCCTGGTGGAGGGGCTGGCGGGCCTGTTCCCCGGTGAGGGAGTGCTCAGTGAAGAGGGGGCCAAAACCGTGCCCCGATCGCAGGCCTACTGGGTGGTGGATCCCCTTGATGGCACCACCAATTTTGCCTCCGGCATCCCTTACTGGGCCATATCTATGGCGCGCTTTGAAGCCGGCCGCCCCGTACTGGCGGTGCTGGATGTGCCGCCGCTGCGGCAGCGCATCGTGGCGATCCGCGGCCAGGGAGCCTGGCGCAATGGGCGGCCCCTGTCCCCCCCATCGCGTCAGATCCAATCCGCCGAGTGCGCCTCCCTCTGCAGTCGCTCGATAGGGGTGCTGCAGAAGCTCCCAAACCAGAGGTTCCCTGGAAAAATCCGCCTACTGGGGGTGGCCAGCCTCAATCTGGTGAGTGTGGCCATGGGCCAGACGGTCTCTGCCCTGGAAGCCACACCCAAGATCTGGGACCTTGCCGCGGCCTGGCTGGTGCTCAGCGAGCTCGACTGCCCGATGCGCTGGCTGGGGCGATCGCCAGAGGCCATCGCCGCCGGCTCAGACCTCTCGGCGGCTGACTTCCCTGTGCTGGTGGCCGACAGGCCGGAAACGTTGAGCCGCTTCATGCCCTGGGCCGAGGCCTTGATCAGCTAA
- a CDS encoding TolC family protein → MVLQVAGAQEQPASPVLPLAPDTVGADPNKKLRGYRPRVNPALVPPAATELAPGLENLAAPASLALPVKPGQVVIQQLRPLGLQEVENLAEVNNPNLKAIASQVDQAQSNLRAQIALWYPSLNLDAGSLPTFTTGVARSNAANGATSTSATDRWAFGATLTTQWALINPQRTPTIAAARDQFEKAKFQYVIALRDLRLQVASAYFDLQQADDQVRIGQESVRASIVSLRDSKARFQAGVATKLEVLEAETQLSRDQQLLTNALAAQAIARRSLAALLDLPQNVTPTAKDPSRVIGIWQPSLQESVVAAYTFREELDQALLDISIANSQANAALGRVQPFLNIFAAFTGNAFDGNESVIVAQPGASGTNYDTAIGLNLSWRLFDGGAAAAQSRQNKQLAQENTFRFAQRRDGIRLEVEESFYELEKNNRNIVTTSREVISAREALRLARLRFQAGVTTQREVVDNQRDLTQAEVRYSAAITDYNKRLAELRRRTGLDQVASCAPVALPAMKPAGASDVPVEPAPLVPACQAAAQGAL, encoded by the coding sequence ATGGTGCTGCAAGTAGCCGGAGCCCAGGAGCAGCCCGCCAGCCCAGTCCTGCCCCTGGCCCCAGACACCGTGGGCGCCGACCCCAACAAAAAACTGCGCGGCTATCGCCCCCGGGTCAATCCCGCCCTGGTGCCCCCGGCCGCCACCGAGCTCGCCCCTGGCCTGGAAAATCTGGCCGCCCCGGCCTCCCTGGCCCTGCCGGTCAAGCCCGGGCAGGTGGTGATCCAGCAACTGCGGCCCTTGGGCCTGCAGGAGGTGGAAAACCTCGCCGAAGTCAATAATCCCAACCTCAAGGCGATCGCCAGCCAGGTGGATCAGGCCCAGAGCAATCTGCGGGCCCAGATAGCCCTCTGGTATCCCAGCCTCAATCTCGATGCGGGCTCCCTGCCCACCTTCACCACGGGCGTGGCCCGATCCAATGCTGCCAATGGCGCGACATCCACTTCAGCTACGGACCGGTGGGCTTTCGGGGCGACCTTGACGACCCAGTGGGCCCTGATCAACCCCCAGCGCACCCCCACCATTGCCGCCGCTCGTGATCAATTTGAAAAGGCCAAGTTTCAATACGTGATCGCCCTGCGGGATCTGCGTCTCCAGGTGGCCTCGGCCTACTTCGATCTGCAGCAGGCTGACGACCAGGTGCGCATCGGCCAGGAATCGGTGCGGGCTTCGATCGTCAGCCTGCGGGATTCCAAGGCCCGTTTCCAGGCCGGTGTCGCCACCAAACTCGAGGTGCTCGAGGCGGAAACCCAGCTATCGCGCGACCAGCAGCTGCTCACCAACGCCCTGGCAGCCCAGGCCATCGCCCGGCGCAGCCTGGCGGCCCTGCTGGATCTGCCCCAGAACGTCACCCCCACGGCCAAGGATCCGTCCCGGGTGATCGGCATCTGGCAGCCATCACTCCAGGAGAGCGTCGTGGCGGCCTACACCTTCCGCGAGGAGCTGGATCAGGCCCTGCTCGACATCTCGATCGCCAACAGCCAGGCCAATGCTGCCCTGGGCAGGGTCCAGCCCTTCCTAAACATCTTCGCCGCTTTCACCGGCAACGCTTTTGATGGGAACGAGTCGGTGATCGTGGCCCAGCCGGGAGCAAGTGGCACCAATTACGACACGGCCATTGGCCTCAACCTCAGCTGGCGGCTTTTCGATGGTGGTGCGGCTGCAGCCCAGTCACGCCAGAACAAGCAGCTGGCCCAGGAAAATACGTTCCGCTTTGCCCAGCGGCGCGATGGCATCCGTCTGGAGGTTGAGGAGAGCTTCTACGAGCTGGAGAAAAACAACCGCAACATCGTCACCACCTCCCGGGAAGTGATTTCGGCAAGGGAGGCGTTGCGCCTGGCCCGGTTGCGTTTCCAGGCCGGTGTCACCACCCAGAGGGAGGTCGTCGACAACCAGCGAGACCTCACCCAGGCGGAAGTGCGCTATTCAGCTGCTATCACCGACTACAACAAGCGCCTGGCGGAGCTGCGCCGCCGCACCGGCCTCGATCAGGTTGCGTCCTGCGCCCCCGTTGCGCTGCCGGCGATGAAGCCTGCAGGGGCCTCAGATGTGCCCGTGGAGCCAGCACCCCTGGTCCCCGCCTGTCAGGCCGCTGCCCAGGGAGCCCTGTGA
- the nadB gene encoding L-aspartate oxidase, with protein sequence MPEQFWDVVVVGSGAAGLMACLELPRPLRVLLLSKDSDPQSDPRCKPRSASRWAQGGIAAVTRPDDSFASHVNDTLKAGGGLCDREAVELLVHEAPACVERLLQLNMAFDRDGDSLSTTLEAAHSHRRVLHAQDRTGGALVEALEREVQQRPQLEQRKGVVALQLWMEEGRCVGLQVLEQNRIHWLRARAVVLATGGGGHLFAHTTNPNLASGDGVVMAWQAGARVRDLEFVQFHPTALMLPGAPHFLISEAVRGEGARLVESSGASPVAALAGGDLAPRDAVSRALARRMRDLDVDHLWLDLRPVGAARLEQQFPTILGRCRELGLEPTSAPIPVAPAAHYWMGGVWTSLDAATSLPGLYAVGEVACTGVHGANRLASNSLMECLVFARQLRGIQLPPAPLAQEPSQEGQPTPIELALPRVETLERQITALRDLCWQVTGVERSAHPLAQALRQVLQQRQQLEASPAWRGLQSLRSGQVGLVQPADVPALNGLQELHQRLVLAGLLIEAALFRSESRGGHHRTDAPAPQPFWQRHTDQQLGCPPNTAPVL encoded by the coding sequence ATGCCAGAGCAGTTTTGGGATGTGGTGGTGGTGGGCAGCGGAGCTGCGGGCCTGATGGCCTGCCTGGAGCTGCCTCGCCCCCTGCGGGTGCTCCTGCTCAGCAAGGACAGCGATCCCCAAAGCGATCCCCGCTGCAAACCCCGCTCCGCCAGTCGCTGGGCCCAGGGGGGCATCGCGGCGGTTACCCGGCCGGATGACAGCTTTGCCAGCCATGTGAACGACACCCTCAAGGCCGGGGGGGGGCTCTGCGATCGGGAGGCCGTCGAACTGCTCGTACATGAGGCCCCGGCCTGCGTGGAGCGCCTGCTCCAGCTGAACATGGCCTTTGATCGGGATGGCGACAGCCTGAGCACCACTCTGGAGGCGGCCCACAGCCACCGGCGGGTTCTCCACGCCCAGGACCGCACCGGTGGCGCCCTGGTAGAGGCCCTGGAAAGGGAGGTGCAGCAGCGGCCCCAGCTCGAGCAGCGCAAGGGGGTTGTGGCCCTGCAGCTCTGGATGGAAGAAGGCCGCTGTGTGGGCTTGCAAGTGCTCGAACAGAACCGCATCCACTGGCTCAGGGCCCGGGCCGTGGTGTTGGCCACCGGCGGCGGCGGCCACCTCTTTGCCCACACCACCAATCCCAATCTGGCCAGCGGCGATGGGGTGGTGATGGCCTGGCAAGCCGGAGCGAGGGTGCGCGATCTGGAATTCGTCCAGTTCCATCCCACCGCGTTGATGTTGCCGGGAGCCCCCCATTTCCTGATTTCAGAGGCCGTCCGCGGTGAAGGGGCCCGCCTGGTGGAGAGCAGTGGCGCCAGCCCCGTGGCCGCCCTGGCGGGGGGGGACCTGGCCCCCAGGGACGCCGTCAGCCGGGCCCTGGCCAGACGGATGCGAGACCTGGATGTGGACCATCTCTGGTTGGATCTGCGGCCCGTCGGCGCTGCCCGCCTGGAGCAGCAATTTCCCACCATCCTGGGCCGCTGCCGCGAACTGGGGCTGGAACCGACCAGCGCCCCAATTCCCGTGGCCCCCGCCGCCCACTACTGGATGGGCGGGGTGTGGACCAGCCTGGATGCGGCCACAAGCCTGCCAGGCCTCTACGCCGTGGGGGAAGTGGCCTGCACGGGCGTGCATGGTGCCAACCGCCTGGCCAGCAACTCCCTGATGGAGTGTCTGGTGTTTGCCCGCCAGCTGCGCGGGATCCAGCTGCCGCCAGCCCCCCTGGCCCAGGAGCCCAGCCAGGAAGGGCAGCCCACCCCAATCGAGCTGGCCCTTCCCAGGGTGGAAACCCTCGAGCGGCAAATCACCGCCCTGCGTGACCTCTGCTGGCAGGTGACCGGGGTGGAGCGCAGTGCCCATCCCCTGGCGCAAGCCCTCCGGCAGGTGCTTCAGCAGCGCCAACAACTGGAAGCCAGCCCAGCCTGGCGCGGGCTCCAATCGCTGCGGAGTGGCCAGGTTGGGCTGGTTCAACCGGCCGACGTGCCTGCCCTCAACGGCCTGCAGGAGCTGCACCAGCGCCTGGTGCTGGCGGGGCTGCTGATCGAGGCGGCCCTGTTTCGGTCGGAAAGCCGGGGGGGCCACCACCGCACAGATGCCCCAGCCCCCCAGCCCTTTTGGCAGCGGCACACCGACCAGCAGCTGGGCTGCCCGCCCAACACCGCCCCAGTGCTCTGA
- the psbU gene encoding photosystem II complex extrinsic protein PsbU, whose amino-acid sequence MKRLVAWLMGGVVLAGLLITLLLPPAAYAAERRNLADDKIAERAGKVDLNNCSVRRFQDYPGMYPTLAGKIVLGGPYQSVDDVLNLDLTERQKELFNKYKDNFTVTEASIALNEGDDRINDGQYR is encoded by the coding sequence ATGAAACGGCTGGTTGCCTGGCTGATGGGAGGTGTGGTGCTCGCCGGCCTCCTGATCACACTGCTGCTGCCGCCAGCGGCCTATGCCGCCGAGCGGCGCAATCTCGCTGACGACAAAATTGCCGAGCGCGCCGGCAAGGTGGATCTCAACAACTGTTCGGTGCGCCGCTTCCAGGACTACCCCGGTATGTATCCCACCCTGGCCGGCAAGATCGTGCTGGGCGGCCCGTACCAAAGCGTCGACGACGTGCTGAACCTCGACCTCACCGAGCGCCAGAAGGAACTGTTCAACAAATACAAGGACAACTTCACAGTCACTGAGGCCTCCATTGCCCTCAACGAAGGCGACGACCGCATCAATGACGGTCAGTACCGCTGA
- a CDS encoding DUF3120 domain-containing protein, giving the protein MDSAPAAAPWSNSRLGLSSLALSSLTLASGLLVTLPVFLQAPWVRLAPFSATVFTVPLLALALLLSRHRDPRLARAGQLLVGFCGSWLGGCLFWGWCRLHPLWHLPIEAFALPLALTGLRGRWKLACAFYLGSLLGTAATDAAMAATGVMASWPQVLSASPPEASLLLLSLARQVISPLPLALVIGFAAALIQACRWLWRRGEAGRICSAALATTLAVDGLFLLAALGAPVLTGLI; this is encoded by the coding sequence TTGGACTCAGCGCCAGCGGCTGCTCCCTGGAGCAACTCCCGCCTGGGCCTCTCCAGCCTGGCCCTGTCCAGCTTGACCCTGGCGAGTGGGCTGCTGGTGACCCTGCCGGTTTTTCTCCAAGCCCCCTGGGTAAGGCTGGCTCCCTTCAGCGCCACGGTATTCACCGTGCCCCTGCTGGCCCTGGCCCTGCTGCTCAGCCGGCACAGGGACCCCCGACTGGCCCGGGCGGGGCAACTGCTGGTGGGCTTCTGTGGCAGCTGGCTGGGCGGATGTCTGTTTTGGGGCTGGTGCCGGCTTCACCCCCTCTGGCACCTGCCGATCGAGGCCTTTGCCCTGCCCCTGGCCCTCACAGGCCTCCGGGGTCGCTGGAAACTGGCCTGTGCCTTCTACCTGGGCTCCCTGCTGGGCACCGCCGCCACCGATGCCGCCATGGCGGCCACAGGAGTGATGGCCAGCTGGCCCCAGGTGCTCAGTGCCAGCCCGCCGGAAGCCTCCCTGCTGCTTCTGAGCCTCGCCCGGCAGGTAATTTCCCCCCTGCCCCTGGCCCTGGTGATCGGCTTTGCAGCGGCCCTGATCCAGGCCTGCCGCTGGCTTTGGCGCCGGGGCGAGGCCGGCCGAATCTGCAGCGCTGCCCTGGCCACCACCCTGGCCGTAGATGGCCTGTTTCTGCTGGCTGCCCTGGGGGCCCCTGTCCTGACTGGGCTGATCTAG
- a CDS encoding vitamin K epoxide reductase family protein — protein MTSTRLSQRLNSNRRRSDPGRRWARVAMAVLATIGAIDTGAITLKRWGLVGPLSCPGGAEGCDKVLNSPWGSVLGQPLSLFGWLAYGAVLTMALLPLVLRDDSRAALAQRSWRGLLLLSTAMAVFSLLLMGLMVVKIQAFCFFCVLSATLSLGLFVLCLVGGDWEDRGQVVFQVVIVGLLVGLLGLGWAASLDRPAAVRRAGVPPAVETVSSGQALALAEHLSRIGAVMYTAYWCPHCHEQKELFGQAATAKLKLIECAADGQNSEKALCDTKKIEGFPTWEINGKLDSGVKSLADLARLSGFNGPVP, from the coding sequence GTGACCTCCACCCGCCTCAGCCAGCGCCTCAACAGCAACCGGCGCCGCAGCGATCCAGGCAGGCGCTGGGCGCGGGTGGCCATGGCGGTGCTGGCCACCATCGGCGCCATCGATACCGGCGCCATCACCTTGAAGCGCTGGGGCCTGGTGGGGCCCCTGAGCTGCCCGGGCGGTGCTGAAGGCTGCGACAAGGTTCTCAACAGCCCCTGGGGCAGCGTGCTGGGCCAGCCCCTTTCCCTGTTTGGCTGGCTGGCCTACGGGGCCGTGCTGACCATGGCGCTCCTGCCGCTGGTGCTGCGTGACGATTCCAGAGCTGCCCTGGCCCAGCGCAGCTGGCGGGGGCTGCTGCTGCTCAGCACGGCCATGGCGGTATTCAGCCTGTTGCTGATGGGGCTGATGGTGGTGAAGATCCAGGCCTTCTGCTTCTTCTGCGTGCTCTCGGCCACGCTGAGCCTGGGCCTGTTCGTGCTCTGTCTGGTGGGTGGCGACTGGGAAGACCGCGGCCAGGTTGTCTTCCAGGTGGTGATCGTGGGCCTGCTGGTGGGCCTGCTGGGCCTCGGCTGGGCGGCTTCGCTGGATCGACCGGCAGCGGTTCGTCGCGCCGGTGTGCCACCGGCGGTGGAGACGGTCAGCAGTGGTCAGGCACTTGCCCTGGCTGAGCACCTCAGCCGGATTGGCGCCGTGATGTACACGGCCTACTGGTGCCCCCACTGCCACGAGCAGAAGGAGTTGTTCGGTCAGGCCGCCACCGCCAAGCTCAAGCTGATCGAATGCGCCGCCGATGGCCAGAACAGCGAGAAGGCCCTCTGTGACACCAAGAAGATAGAAGGATTCCCCACCTGGGAGATCAATGGCAAGCTCGACTCAGGCGTTAAGTCCCTGGCCGACCTGGCCCGGCTCTCGGGTTTCAACGGTCCGGTTCCCTGA
- a CDS encoding BCD family MFS transporter gives MSRALAVQPTPLGLVNTLRLGLFQGCLGCLAVIFAGLLNRVMLSELNFPGLLVGGALAFEQFVAPSRVLFGQISDAHPWAGRHRIPYIWLGTALFCALAVLSIPLIFHVGRLLEAGSQPELALAISGLCGLFSLYGLAISLASTPYLALVIDRTSEAERPRAVGLIWCMLTVGIVIGAISINLSLRGLDGVTDPAQLEPVLLAFMVRVALVVLALTVVATVGAEPGAQQQAPGSAGQRRDDALTLAQAWSLITSSRQVLVFFGFLVMFTLALFLQDPILESYGADVFGMPIAATASLNAVWGIGTLAGLLLAGLWIVPRLGKLATARLGCQLILTSLVLLALAGLVAKVPVLQVVMLLFGLAAGIGTNSALVLMLDLTLPEAAGTFVGVWGLAQALSRALGKILGGGLFDMARALQSILHLPESTYLPYALVFSLEALVALAALELLGRVNLRQFREDTGRSLTKVLALELG, from the coding sequence GTGAGCCGAGCCCTTGCCGTTCAGCCCACCCCCCTCGGCCTGGTCAACACCCTGCGGCTGGGGCTCTTCCAGGGTTGCTTGGGTTGCCTGGCTGTAATTTTTGCCGGCTTGCTCAACCGGGTGATGCTCAGTGAGTTGAACTTTCCTGGTCTGCTTGTGGGCGGGGCCCTGGCATTTGAGCAGTTCGTGGCTCCATCGCGGGTGCTGTTTGGCCAGATCTCAGACGCCCACCCCTGGGCCGGCCGCCACCGTATCCCTTACATCTGGCTCGGCACGGCCCTGTTCTGTGCCCTGGCGGTGCTGTCCATCCCCCTGATCTTCCATGTCGGCAGGCTGTTGGAGGCCGGTTCCCAGCCTGAGCTGGCCTTGGCAATTTCGGGGCTGTGCGGCCTGTTTTCCCTCTATGGCCTGGCGATCTCCCTGGCCAGCACCCCATACCTGGCGCTGGTGATCGATCGCACCAGCGAAGCCGAGCGGCCCCGGGCGGTGGGCTTGATCTGGTGCATGCTCACGGTGGGGATCGTGATCGGGGCAATCTCGATCAACCTCAGCCTGCGCGGGCTCGATGGAGTCACCGATCCGGCCCAGTTGGAGCCAGTCTTGCTGGCCTTCATGGTGCGGGTCGCCCTGGTGGTGCTCGCCCTCACGGTCGTGGCCACCGTGGGGGCCGAGCCCGGTGCCCAGCAGCAAGCCCCCGGATCGGCCGGACAAAGGCGGGACGATGCCCTCACCCTGGCCCAGGCCTGGAGCCTGATCACCTCAAGCCGCCAGGTGCTGGTGTTTTTTGGATTTCTGGTGATGTTCACCCTGGCCCTCTTCCTGCAGGATCCGATCCTGGAGAGCTACGGGGCCGACGTTTTTGGCATGCCGATTGCGGCAACCGCCTCCCTGAATGCGGTTTGGGGCATAGGCACCCTGGCCGGACTGCTGCTCGCCGGGCTCTGGATCGTCCCCAGGCTTGGCAAGTTGGCCACGGCCCGTCTTGGTTGCCAGCTGATTCTCACCAGTCTGGTGCTGCTCGCCTTGGCGGGCCTGGTGGCCAAGGTGCCGGTGCTCCAGGTGGTGATGCTGCTCTTCGGCCTGGCGGCTGGCATCGGCACAAACAGTGCCCTGGTTTTGATGCTTGATCTCACCCTGCCGGAAGCGGCCGGCACTTTTGTGGGGGTGTGGGGCCTTGCCCAGGCCCTCTCCCGTGCCCTGGGCAAGATTTTAGGCGGGGGGCTGTTTGATATGGCCCGGGCGTTGCAGTCCATCCTGCATCTGCCGGAATCCACCTATCTCCCCTATGCGCTGGTGTTCAGCCTGGAGGCGCTGGTTGCGTTGGCGGCCCTCGAGCTCCTCGGCCGTGTCAACCTGCGCCAGTTCAGGGAAGATACGGGTAGAAGCCTCACCAAGGTGCTTGCCCTGGAGCTCGGATGA
- a CDS encoding undecaprenyl-diphosphate phosphatase, producing MVPFAEVPLLPAAEIGFWEACFRSLVLGVVQGLTEFLPISSTAHLKVVPVLLGWGDPGVAVTAVIQLGSIVAVLAYFRSDLAAVLRGVSRACRHGQWNDPSARLGVAIALGTVPIVLAGLALKLWLPGYDNSPLRSMGSIAMVSIGMALLLAWAELVGRRQRQLDDVLPRDGIWVGLAQALALVPGVSRSGSTLTAALFDGWQRPAAARFSFLLGIPAITLAGLVSLKEAFAAPAGGGPLPLLVGIVSAAVVSWLAIAWLLRFLQQNSTWVFVVYRLLFGIGILIWLGARVGA from the coding sequence ATGGTTCCCTTTGCAGAAGTGCCGCTGCTGCCCGCCGCGGAGATTGGCTTTTGGGAAGCCTGCTTTCGCTCGCTGGTGCTGGGGGTGGTGCAGGGGCTTACCGAGTTTCTGCCGATCAGCAGCACGGCCCATCTCAAGGTGGTGCCGGTGCTTCTGGGTTGGGGTGATCCGGGCGTAGCGGTGACGGCCGTGATCCAGCTGGGCAGCATTGTGGCCGTGCTGGCCTACTTCCGCTCCGACCTGGCCGCGGTGTTGCGCGGCGTCAGCCGGGCCTGCCGCCATGGCCAGTGGAACGATCCCTCCGCCCGCCTGGGGGTTGCCATCGCTTTGGGCACCGTGCCGATTGTGTTGGCGGGCCTGGCTCTCAAACTTTGGCTGCCGGGCTACGACAACTCACCGCTGCGCAGCATGGGGTCCATCGCCATGGTTTCGATTGGCATGGCCCTGCTGCTGGCCTGGGCCGAGCTGGTGGGCCGGCGCCAGCGGCAGCTCGACGACGTGCTGCCTCGAGATGGGATCTGGGTGGGCCTGGCCCAGGCCCTGGCCCTGGTGCCCGGGGTCTCCCGCTCCGGCAGCACCCTCACGGCCGCCCTGTTTGATGGCTGGCAGCGCCCGGCGGCTGCCCGCTTCTCCTTTCTGCTGGGCATCCCGGCCATCACGCTGGCGGGCCTGGTGTCCCTGAAGGAGGCTTTCGCTGCTCCCGCCGGTGGCGGCCCCCTGCCCCTGCTGGTGGGGATCGTTTCTGCCGCGGTGGTGTCTTGGCTGGCGATTGCCTGGCTGCTGCGCTTTCTGCAGCAGAACAGCACCTGGGTGTTTGTGGTTTATCGGCTGCTGTTTGGCATCGGCATCCTGATCTGGCTGGGCGCCAGAGTGGGCGCCTAA
- a CDS encoding TIGR03279 family radical SAM protein produces the protein MWNEPSAGIALAALEGETPRLPSPAVVATVEPGSIAEELGFQPGDRLLSINGRRPRDLIDLQMLVGEEELTLEVEDPNGTLHRVELEKDLDDGLGLGFTEALFDGLKQCNNHCPFCFIDQQPPGRRSSLYLKDDDYRLSFLYGSYLTLTNLGAADWQRIEEQRLSPLFVSVHATDPELRSRLLVNPRAGQLLEQLAWFDQRDLQIHAQVVVCPGLNDGQALETTLADLAAFGGGEWPAVLSAAVVPVGLTRFRPAGDALVPVDRRSALQVIALVEALQLQFQQRLGSRFAWLSDEWYLMAGLPLPPRSEYEDLPQQENGVGSIRAFLEALDLATRKLPRALARPRRLSWVVGRLVAEALEPVVTRLNGVAGLELILHGLPSPYWGQDQVVTGLLTGSDLLGGLAACDLGEALLLPAVMLRQGEPVFLDDLPLAELERQLPVPVILLRGAEDLVAACLGGQLQSP, from the coding sequence GTGTGGAATGAGCCCTCAGCGGGCATCGCCCTAGCTGCCCTGGAGGGCGAAACCCCCAGGCTGCCCTCCCCCGCCGTGGTGGCCACTGTGGAGCCTGGCTCCATCGCCGAGGAGCTCGGCTTCCAGCCCGGCGATCGCCTGCTCAGCATCAATGGCCGGCGTCCCCGCGATCTGATTGATCTGCAGATGCTGGTGGGAGAAGAGGAACTCACCCTGGAGGTCGAAGACCCCAACGGCACCCTGCACCGGGTGGAGTTGGAGAAGGATCTCGATGACGGGCTGGGCCTGGGTTTCACCGAGGCCCTCTTCGATGGCCTCAAGCAGTGCAATAACCACTGCCCTTTCTGCTTCATCGACCAGCAGCCGCCTGGGCGGCGCAGCAGCCTCTATCTCAAGGATGACGACTACCGGCTGAGTTTTCTATACGGCTCCTACCTGACCCTCACCAACCTGGGCGCCGCAGATTGGCAGAGGATTGAGGAGCAGCGGCTCTCCCCCCTGTTTGTATCTGTCCATGCCACCGATCCCGAGCTGCGCAGCCGCTTGCTGGTGAACCCCCGGGCAGGCCAACTACTGGAGCAGCTGGCCTGGTTTGACCAGCGGGATCTGCAAATCCATGCCCAGGTAGTGGTGTGCCCTGGCCTCAATGACGGCCAGGCCCTGGAAACCACCTTGGCCGATCTGGCGGCCTTTGGCGGCGGTGAATGGCCGGCGGTGCTCTCGGCCGCGGTGGTGCCGGTGGGTCTCACCCGCTTTCGCCCTGCTGGGGATGCCCTGGTGCCCGTTGATCGGCGCTCAGCCCTCCAGGTGATCGCCCTGGTGGAAGCGCTGCAGCTGCAGTTCCAGCAACGCCTGGGCAGCCGTTTCGCCTGGCTCTCCGACGAGTGGTATCTGATGGCGGGGCTGCCCTTGCCTCCCCGCAGCGAATATGAGGATCTGCCCCAGCAGGAGAATGGCGTCGGCAGCATCCGCGCCTTCCTAGAAGCGCTGGACCTGGCCACCCGCAAGCTGCCCCGGGCCCTGGCCAGGCCCCGTCGCCTCAGCTGGGTGGTGGGGAGGCTGGTGGCTGAGGCGCTGGAGCCGGTGGTGACCCGGCTGAATGGGGTGGCGGGGCTGGAGCTGATCCTGCACGGCTTGCCGAGCCCCTACTGGGGACAGGACCAGGTGGTCACCGGCCTGCTGACGGGTTCGGATCTGCTGGGCGGCCTGGCCGCTTGCGACCTGGGTGAGGCCCTGCTGCTGCCGGCTGTGATGCTGCGCCAGGGGGAGCCGGTTTTTCTCGATGACCTCCCCCTAGCCGAGCTCGAGCGGCAGCTGCCCGTGCCGGTGATTTTGCTTCGGGGTGCGGAGGATTTGGTGGCCGCTTGTCTGGGCGGTCAACTTCAATCTCCTTAA